In a genomic window of Hymenobacter chitinivorans DSM 11115:
- a CDS encoding SDR family oxidoreductase, with the protein MKIAITGATGQLGRLVIEKLQAKVAVDQIVALVRNPAKATDLGVEVREADYSQPATLSTALAGVDTLLLISSSEVGQRATQHRNVIAAAKQAGVTRVVYTSVLHADSSPLSLAEEHRATEADLKSSGLTYTLLRNGWYTENYTGSVQGAVAGGAFIGSAREGRISSATRADFAEAAVAVLTGPGHENKTYELAGDESYTLAELAAEISRQTGKDIPYRDLPVADYAAALTGFGVPEGFAHGIASWDADAATGALFDDSHRLSQLIGRPTTPLATAVAAAL; encoded by the coding sequence ATGAAAATTGCCATCACCGGGGCCACGGGCCAGCTCGGCCGCCTCGTTATCGAAAAACTCCAAGCCAAGGTAGCCGTCGACCAAATCGTGGCCCTGGTTCGCAACCCGGCCAAAGCCACCGACCTGGGCGTCGAGGTCCGGGAAGCCGATTACAGCCAGCCCGCCACGCTCAGTACAGCCCTGGCCGGCGTGGATACGCTCCTGCTAATTTCCTCGAGCGAAGTCGGGCAGCGGGCCACCCAGCACCGCAACGTTATTGCGGCCGCCAAGCAGGCTGGCGTCACGCGCGTGGTGTATACCAGCGTGCTGCACGCCGATTCGTCGCCGCTGAGCCTGGCTGAAGAGCACCGCGCCACGGAAGCCGACCTGAAATCCTCGGGCCTGACGTATACCCTGCTGCGCAATGGCTGGTACACGGAAAACTATACCGGCTCGGTGCAAGGGGCCGTGGCCGGTGGAGCTTTTATCGGCAGCGCCCGGGAGGGTCGGATTTCCTCGGCCACCCGCGCTGATTTTGCCGAGGCCGCTGTAGCAGTACTCACTGGCCCTGGCCACGAAAACAAAACCTACGAGCTGGCCGGCGACGAGTCGTACACCCTGGCCGAGCTGGCGGCGGAAATTTCGCGCCAAACCGGCAAGGACATTCCCTACCGTGACCTTCCCGTGGCTGATTACGCGGCGGCCCTCACCGGCTTCGGCGTGCCCGAGGGCTTCGCGCACGGTATTGCCAGCTGGGATGCTGACGCCGCCACTGGGGCCCTGTTTGATGACAGCCATCGGCTTTCCCAGCTGATTGGCCGCCCCACGACGCCGTTGGCCACGGCCGTTGCCGCCGCGCTATAG
- a CDS encoding DUF421 domain-containing protein, translating to MEDLWHELLGLEADSHSITAGQMCARAVVVFLVALALLRLSGKRTFASSSAFNMVLKIILGAVLSRAIVAASPFGATLLASAVLVLLHRLLAWAAFRSKFIGRLIKGAPVQLVKDGRYCEDNMRRASISHNDLLEGLRHGGHRASLEGIDQVYLERNGHISVVKKKPKPGPAKQGAEATLNTNRPQ from the coding sequence ATGGAAGACCTTTGGCACGAACTGTTAGGCCTGGAGGCCGACTCGCACAGCATCACCGCCGGGCAGATGTGCGCCCGGGCCGTGGTGGTATTTCTGGTGGCCCTGGCGCTGCTGCGGCTCTCGGGCAAGCGGACGTTTGCCAGCAGCAGCGCCTTCAACATGGTACTCAAAATTATTCTGGGAGCCGTGCTGAGCCGGGCCATTGTGGCGGCCTCGCCGTTTGGGGCCACGCTGCTGGCCAGTGCAGTGCTGGTGCTGCTGCACCGCCTGCTGGCCTGGGCCGCTTTTCGCAGCAAGTTTATTGGCCGCCTCATCAAAGGTGCGCCCGTTCAACTGGTCAAGGACGGGCGCTACTGCGAGGACAACATGCGCCGGGCCAGCATTAGCCACAACGACCTGCTCGAGGGCCTGCGCCACGGCGGGCACCGCGCCTCCCTCGAAGGCATCGACCAGGTGTATCTGGAGCGCAACGGCCACATCAGCGTGGTCAAGAAAAAGCCCAAGCCCGGCCCAGCGAAGCAGGGAGCAGAAGCCACATTAAACACAAACCGACCCCAATAG
- a CDS encoding site-specific integrase, whose amino-acid sequence MSKTTAHKEGKATVRVVYYTSKTLSDGSHPFMLCVTKDRKRKYIATGYSLLPKYWNGKAKSDAARIRSSYPGDAKDLWRKLDAKAVAYEKAAEDLAEADEQHDTETILRKATEARKAGRRVKLLAYIEELAAGMAAVGQIGNAGVYRDLGNQLAKFIGDEANAPEPPLGKGQEEEKAAWVQQYDVPFSRLTVSFCNEWEATLRATGIEEITLSLRFRTLRAVLNKAIANGFAKPEHYPFARNTAEKHKFSVGKFDISTQKRAISRDELRKLEALQTTSDRAQLAKDVFLFIFFCGGINFVDLAQLRWSNLNGPADAQRLTYVRQKTGGKFNMKLLAPAAAILESYRAFTYASPSSYIFPVLDQTKHLSPMQIKNRLHKVLGQVNADLKALGQQAGIATPLTTYVARHSMATVLRKSGASTAVISQAMGHSSEAVTAIYLESFAAEVVDDTFDALL is encoded by the coding sequence ATGAGCAAAACGACTGCACACAAAGAAGGCAAGGCTACCGTCCGGGTGGTGTACTACACTAGCAAGACTCTTTCCGATGGTTCACACCCCTTCATGTTATGTGTCACTAAGGATCGGAAGAGGAAATACATTGCCACTGGCTACAGTCTGCTTCCAAAGTATTGGAATGGCAAGGCTAAGTCCGATGCGGCTCGCATCCGCAGTAGCTATCCAGGCGACGCAAAAGATCTTTGGCGCAAGTTGGATGCAAAAGCTGTTGCCTACGAAAAAGCGGCTGAGGACTTAGCTGAGGCTGATGAGCAGCACGACACTGAGACCATTCTAAGGAAGGCAACGGAAGCCCGCAAAGCGGGACGGCGGGTAAAACTGCTAGCCTACATCGAAGAGTTAGCCGCCGGCATGGCGGCAGTTGGACAGATCGGTAACGCTGGCGTGTACCGAGACTTGGGTAACCAGCTGGCCAAGTTCATTGGAGACGAGGCTAATGCACCGGAGCCTCCACTAGGCAAAGGGCAGGAGGAGGAAAAGGCCGCATGGGTGCAGCAGTATGATGTGCCATTCTCTCGGTTAACAGTATCCTTTTGCAACGAATGGGAGGCAACTCTGCGTGCCACTGGTATAGAAGAAATTACACTCTCGCTTCGTTTTCGCACCCTACGGGCTGTATTGAACAAAGCCATAGCAAATGGCTTCGCTAAGCCTGAGCATTATCCCTTCGCCCGTAATACGGCTGAAAAGCACAAGTTCAGCGTCGGGAAGTTTGATATCAGCACCCAAAAGCGGGCTATATCTCGCGACGAACTACGGAAGCTGGAAGCTCTGCAAACGACTTCAGACCGGGCCCAACTAGCTAAAGATGTATTCCTGTTTATCTTCTTCTGCGGAGGCATTAATTTCGTTGACCTAGCACAGCTCCGCTGGAGCAACCTCAACGGCCCAGCCGACGCACAAAGACTTACCTACGTGCGGCAAAAGACCGGCGGCAAGTTCAATATGAAGCTCTTGGCCCCCGCTGCTGCCATTCTGGAAAGCTACCGGGCTTTTACCTATGCGAGCCCCAGCAGCTACATCTTCCCGGTGCTTGACCAAACCAAGCACCTCAGTCCAATGCAAATCAAAAACCGCCTGCATAAGGTGCTGGGACAGGTAAATGCCGACCTGAAGGCCCTGGGCCAGCAGGCGGGTATTGCCACACCGCTAACGACCTATGTAGCCCGACACAGCATGGCAACGGTCCTTAGAAAGAGCGGAGCCAGTACGGCCGTTATCTCGCAGGCGATGGGCCATAGCAGCGAAGCGGTTACTGCCATCTACTTGGAGTCTTTCGCTGCCGAGGTAGTAGACGATACCTTTGACGCGCTGCTTTGA
- a CDS encoding DUF6970 domain-containing protein produces the protein MKALLFLVSVWGCLGMVQCQKDAVAPDAETAPDTASACVDSRAQPLIDELLRTPKANPAGEVWRYTWEGRPVFLVKSFRPDDYQKVYEVTNAQLQYVGAPSGGITGKGDGKCPTFSAQATNGCLVWRDSR, from the coding sequence ATGAAAGCTCTACTGTTTTTAGTAAGTGTCTGGGGATGCCTGGGCATGGTGCAGTGCCAGAAGGACGCCGTGGCGCCCGATGCGGAAACGGCCCCTGATACGGCCTCGGCCTGCGTTGATTCCCGGGCCCAGCCGCTGATTGATGAACTGCTGCGCACGCCCAAAGCCAACCCCGCCGGTGAAGTATGGCGCTACACCTGGGAAGGCCGGCCGGTGTTTCTGGTGAAATCGTTCCGGCCCGATGACTACCAAAAGGTATACGAAGTGACGAATGCGCAACTACAGTATGTGGGCGCACCCAGCGGCGGCATCACGGGCAAGGGCGACGGCAAATGCCCGACCTTCTCCGCCCAGGCTACCAACGGCTGCCTGGTGTGGCGCGACAGCCGCTAA
- a CDS encoding LacI family DNA-binding transcriptional regulator, with the protein MKKRTLINDIASHLQVSIATVSLVLNGKAKQSRISDAVAQRVLAYVEEVGYKPNQLAKSLRTGKTHVIGLVVEDISNPFFATVAWLIEKQAFERGYRIIYCSTDNDPAKTRELISMFQERHVDGFIIVPSEGIEKEVGAILREHTPTVLFDRLLPALPTNYVVVDGAQGTYAAAGHLLEQGYRHIAFVTTDSQQTQMEERLRGYTRALHEHNLTPLVKRVTVTKETEKLVADIQEFIQHTTPCDAIIFATNYLTIYGLEAINHLQRRIPADLAIISYDDHDLFRLYSPAITAIAQPVESIAKNVIDILLQELQHPTEPVAEPAYQVVLPTELLIRCSSLRQGRQPE; encoded by the coding sequence GTGAAAAAACGCACGTTGATCAACGATATAGCCAGTCACCTGCAGGTGTCCATTGCCACCGTATCGTTGGTATTGAACGGCAAAGCCAAGCAAAGCCGCATCAGCGACGCGGTGGCCCAGCGGGTGCTGGCCTACGTGGAGGAGGTCGGCTACAAGCCCAATCAGCTGGCCAAAAGCCTGCGCACCGGCAAAACCCACGTCATTGGACTGGTGGTGGAAGATATTTCCAACCCGTTTTTCGCCACCGTAGCTTGGCTGATTGAAAAGCAGGCCTTCGAGCGGGGTTACCGCATTATTTACTGCAGCACCGACAACGACCCGGCCAAGACCCGGGAGCTGATTTCCATGTTTCAGGAGCGGCACGTCGACGGCTTCATCATCGTGCCCTCCGAGGGTATTGAGAAGGAGGTCGGCGCCATCCTGCGGGAGCACACGCCCACCGTGCTCTTCGACCGGCTCCTGCCCGCTTTGCCCACCAATTACGTCGTGGTGGACGGCGCCCAGGGCACCTACGCGGCTGCTGGCCACCTGCTGGAGCAGGGCTACCGCCACATTGCCTTTGTCACCACCGACTCCCAGCAAACCCAGATGGAAGAGCGCCTGCGCGGCTACACCCGGGCCCTGCACGAGCACAACCTGACCCCGCTGGTGAAGCGCGTGACGGTAACCAAGGAAACAGAGAAATTAGTGGCCGACATCCAGGAGTTCATTCAGCACACGACTCCCTGCGACGCCATAATCTTCGCCACCAACTACCTGACCATTTACGGCCTAGAGGCCATCAACCACCTGCAGCGCCGTATTCCGGCCGACCTGGCCATTATTTCCTACGACGACCACGACCTGTTCCGGCTCTATTCCCCGGCCATTACCGCCATTGCCCAGCCGGTCGAAAGCATTGCCAAAAACGTCATCGACATCCTGCTCCAGGAGCTGCAGCACCCCACCGAGCCCGTGGCCGAGCCTGCCTACCAGGTGGTGCTACCCACCGAGTTGCTTATTCGCTGCTCGTCCCTGCGCCAGGGCAGACAGCCGGAGTAA
- a CDS encoding cupin domain-containing protein, which translates to MSPDLSKQQLFEQTQQQLHTQGFGIMQRDQTRPWGGFFVLSEDQAQQFADTYFGGLPVEQLRISGKLSPKILLVAPHQRLSWQYHHRRAEIWKVVRGTVGIITSATDEEGPLQTHGPGQTIMLRQGERHRLVGLDDWGMIAEIWQHTDAQQPSDENDIVRVQDDFGR; encoded by the coding sequence ATGAGCCCCGATTTGTCCAAACAACAGCTCTTCGAGCAAACCCAGCAGCAGCTCCACACCCAGGGGTTTGGCATTATGCAGCGGGACCAGACCCGGCCCTGGGGCGGTTTTTTCGTGCTCAGCGAAGACCAGGCCCAGCAGTTTGCCGATACCTACTTCGGCGGCCTGCCAGTGGAGCAGCTGCGCATTTCGGGCAAGCTCAGCCCCAAGATTCTGCTCGTAGCGCCCCACCAGCGCCTGTCGTGGCAGTACCACCACCGCCGGGCCGAAATCTGGAAGGTGGTGCGTGGCACAGTGGGCATTATCACCAGCGCCACCGATGAGGAAGGCCCGCTGCAAACCCACGGCCCGGGCCAGACCATCATGCTGCGCCAGGGCGAGCGGCACCGCCTCGTGGGCCTCGACGACTGGGGTATGATTGCCGAAATCTGGCAGCACACCGACGCCCAGCAGCCTTCCGACGAAAACGACATCGTGCGCGTGCAGGACGATTTCGGCCGCTAG
- a CDS encoding winged helix-turn-helix transcriptional regulator — protein sequence MKKIAPPFSLTDKLQRGDLLSAGCPSRTVLKHITSRWGVLALMVLDGETRRFSELRRQIDGVSERMLAQTLQWLEADGLVRRVAYEVVPPHVEYSLTPLGQQAAQKVRALADWVEVSFPSVQQHWDQTAKAAQPAALGAD from the coding sequence ATGAAAAAAATTGCTCCTCCCTTCTCCCTCACCGACAAGCTGCAGCGCGGCGACCTACTCTCAGCCGGCTGCCCGTCGCGCACGGTGCTCAAGCACATTACCAGCCGCTGGGGCGTGCTGGCCCTGATGGTATTGGATGGAGAAACCCGGCGTTTTAGTGAGTTGCGGCGCCAAATTGACGGCGTAAGTGAGCGGATGCTGGCCCAAACCCTGCAGTGGCTCGAAGCCGACGGCCTGGTGCGCCGCGTGGCCTACGAGGTAGTGCCGCCCCACGTGGAATACAGCCTGACGCCCCTGGGCCAGCAGGCCGCCCAGAAAGTACGGGCCCTGGCCGACTGGGTCGAAGTCAGCTTCCCCAGCGTGCAGCAGCACTGGGACCAAACCGCTAAAGCCGCCCAACCGGCGGCGCTGGGCGCTGACTAA
- the uvrB gene encoding excinuclease ABC subunit UvrB → MDYQLTSEFKPTGDQPKAIAQLVSGVESGEPAQVLLGATGTGKTFTVANVVAQTGKPTLVLCHNKTLAAQLYGEFKSFFPNNAVEYYISYYDYYQPEAYIASTDVFIEKDLAINEEIEKLRLHCTATLLSGRRDVIVVASVSCIYGIGNPEEFSKNVIYLAPGLKYSRNNLLYQFVQILYSRTEVEFTRGTFRVKGDTVDVFPAYADFAYRIYFFGDEIEAIQKIDPVSGKKLSDEQSVTLYPANLFVTGKDTLNQAIKEIQFDMVQQHSYFEKEGRDSEAKRIMERTEFDLEMIRELGYCSGIENYSRYFDGRQPGSRPFCLLDYFPDDYLLVIDESHATIPQVRAMWGGDRSRKTALVEYGFRLPSAMDNRPLTFNEFESMYRQAIYVSATPSDYELAQANGVVVEQIIRPTGLLDPEIDVRPSVNQIDDLLDEVDNRVKMGDRVLVTTLTKRMAEELQKYMERLGIKSQYVHSDVKSLDRVEILRQLRLGVIDVLIGVNLLREGLDLPEVSLVAILDADKEGFLRDQRSLIQTMGRAARNDKGKVIMYADRMTGSMQRAIDETNRRRAVQMAYNEEHGITPRTVKKSHDEIIGQTSLSDKRRIEPAAYVGPDTDTLTLAAEPVIAMMTKPDLEKLIKQTEKQMEAAAKDLDFLQAAKFRDELAQLRQMLKSKRD, encoded by the coding sequence ATGGACTATCAACTAACCTCCGAATTCAAACCCACCGGCGACCAGCCCAAAGCCATTGCCCAACTTGTGTCGGGGGTGGAAAGCGGGGAACCGGCCCAGGTGCTGCTGGGTGCTACTGGTACCGGTAAAACCTTTACGGTAGCCAACGTCGTGGCCCAGACCGGTAAGCCCACGCTGGTACTCTGCCACAATAAAACCCTGGCGGCCCAGCTCTACGGCGAGTTCAAGTCATTTTTCCCGAACAACGCCGTCGAGTACTACATCAGCTACTACGACTACTACCAGCCCGAGGCCTACATTGCCAGCACCGACGTCTTTATCGAAAAGGACCTGGCCATCAACGAGGAAATCGAGAAGCTGCGGCTGCATTGCACGGCCACGCTGCTCTCGGGCCGGCGCGACGTTATTGTGGTGGCGTCGGTGTCGTGTATTTACGGTATCGGCAACCCCGAGGAGTTCAGCAAAAACGTGATTTACCTGGCCCCGGGCCTGAAATACTCGCGCAACAACCTGCTCTACCAGTTTGTGCAGATTCTGTACTCGCGCACCGAAGTGGAGTTTACCCGCGGCACCTTCCGGGTGAAAGGCGACACGGTGGACGTGTTTCCGGCCTACGCCGACTTTGCCTACCGCATCTACTTCTTCGGCGACGAAATTGAGGCCATTCAGAAGATTGACCCGGTGAGCGGCAAAAAGCTCAGCGACGAGCAAAGCGTGACGTTGTACCCGGCCAACCTCTTCGTGACCGGCAAGGACACGCTCAACCAGGCCATCAAGGAAATCCAGTTTGACATGGTGCAGCAGCATTCCTATTTCGAAAAGGAGGGCCGCGACTCGGAAGCCAAGCGCATCATGGAGCGCACCGAGTTTGACCTGGAAATGATTCGGGAACTGGGCTACTGCTCGGGCATCGAGAACTACTCGCGCTACTTCGACGGTCGGCAGCCCGGCTCCCGGCCTTTCTGCCTGCTCGACTACTTCCCCGACGACTACCTGCTGGTCATTGACGAAAGCCACGCCACCATTCCGCAGGTGCGGGCCATGTGGGGCGGCGACCGGAGCCGCAAAACAGCCCTGGTGGAGTACGGCTTCCGCCTGCCTAGCGCCATGGACAACCGCCCGCTGACGTTCAACGAGTTTGAGAGCATGTACCGGCAGGCCATCTACGTGTCGGCTACGCCTTCGGACTACGAGCTGGCCCAGGCCAACGGCGTGGTGGTGGAGCAGATTATTCGCCCCACCGGCCTGCTCGACCCCGAAATCGACGTGCGGCCCAGCGTCAACCAGATTGACGATTTGCTGGATGAAGTCGACAACCGCGTGAAAATGGGGGACCGGGTGCTGGTGACGACCCTCACCAAACGCATGGCCGAGGAGCTGCAGAAGTACATGGAGCGCCTGGGCATCAAGTCGCAGTACGTGCACTCCGACGTGAAAAGCCTGGACCGGGTGGAAATCCTGCGCCAGCTGCGCCTGGGCGTTATCGACGTGCTCATCGGGGTAAACCTGCTGCGCGAAGGCCTCGACTTGCCCGAGGTGAGCTTGGTAGCCATTCTGGATGCCGACAAAGAAGGCTTCCTGCGCGACCAGCGCAGCCTGATCCAGACCATGGGCCGGGCCGCCCGAAACGACAAGGGCAAGGTTATCATGTACGCCGACCGGATGACGGGCTCCATGCAGCGCGCCATCGACGAGACGAACCGCCGCCGGGCCGTGCAGATGGCCTACAACGAAGAGCACGGCATTACGCCGCGCACGGTGAAAAAGTCGCACGACGAAATCATCGGGCAAACCTCGCTGTCGGACAAGCGCCGCATCGAGCCGGCCGCCTACGTGGGCCCCGATACGGATACGCTGACCCTGGCCGCCGAGCCGGTTATTGCCATGATGACCAAGCCCGACCTGGAAAAACTCATCAAGCAAACCGAGAAGCAGATGGAAGCCGCCGCCAAGGACCTCGACTTCCTGCAGGCCGCCAAGTTCCGCGACGAACTGGCCCAGCTGCGCCAAATGCTGAAATCCAAGCGCGACTAA
- a CDS encoding inorganic diphosphatase, with amino-acid sequence MNSALFSLPAWHQPSGHLHVVIETPKGSRNKFAYDPETQLFKLKGTLPEGSSFPYDFGFVPSTLGPDGDPLDVLVLMDAPAFAGCLLEARLIGAIEAEQTENGHTERNDRLLAVSASSRQHQHLHDTTDLPAQLLQEIEHFFRSYNEAAGRQFVPVRRVGAKRARTLVEHAQQAFRKAAP; translated from the coding sequence ATGAATTCAGCCTTGTTTTCCCTGCCCGCCTGGCATCAGCCCTCGGGCCACCTGCACGTGGTTATTGAAACGCCCAAGGGCAGCCGCAACAAGTTTGCCTACGACCCCGAAACGCAGCTTTTCAAGCTCAAAGGCACCTTGCCCGAGGGCTCCAGCTTCCCCTACGATTTCGGCTTCGTACCCTCCACCCTGGGCCCCGACGGCGACCCGCTCGACGTGCTGGTGCTCATGGATGCTCCCGCTTTTGCCGGCTGCCTGCTCGAAGCCCGCCTGATTGGGGCCATTGAAGCCGAGCAAACCGAGAACGGCCACACGGAGCGCAACGACCGGCTGCTGGCCGTATCGGCCAGCAGCCGCCAGCACCAGCACCTGCACGACACCACCGATTTGCCGGCTCAGTTGCTACAGGAAATCGAGCATTTCTTCCGCTCGTATAATGAGGCGGCCGGCCGGCAGTTTGTGCCCGTGCGCCGGGTGGGGGCCAAACGAGCCCGCACGTTGGTGGAGCACGCCCAGCAAGCTTTCCGCAAAGCAGCGCCCTGA
- a CDS encoding LacI family DNA-binding transcriptional regulator, producing MAIKKQQTSLRDLAQHLGVSASTVSRALADHHDISETTKERVRQAAQELNYRPNQLAAALRRGHSKTLGVIVPHIKGYFFPAVMNGIEKVATREGFNVLLCQSNEDLKREQRNIEALLAAQVEGILVSVSATTYDDMQHFEQVRQQGTPLVFFDRVPDLPRSMAVILDDFQGAYQSVRHLIEQGCRRIVHLAGPQHLNTSRNRFLGYKAALADHGLPFEEDWVYALPALTHEAGRLGMQHLLALEPPLDGIFAAYAIPSVGALEVLREKQLRVPQDIALACFSNEPFTTMTQPQMTVVDQRAEQMGETAVRLFLQLLKRGPAYEPPHLMLKPELIIRDSSLHRSQEPKEAR from the coding sequence ATGGCCATCAAAAAACAGCAAACTTCACTCCGGGACCTGGCCCAGCACCTGGGCGTTTCGGCCTCCACCGTATCCCGGGCCCTGGCCGACCACCACGACATCAGCGAAACGACTAAGGAGCGGGTGCGGCAGGCGGCCCAGGAGCTCAATTACCGCCCCAACCAGCTGGCCGCCGCCCTGCGCCGGGGCCACAGCAAAACCCTGGGCGTAATAGTGCCCCACATCAAAGGCTACTTTTTTCCGGCCGTCATGAATGGCATCGAGAAAGTGGCCACCCGGGAAGGCTTCAACGTGCTGCTCTGCCAGAGCAACGAAGACCTGAAGCGCGAGCAGCGCAACATCGAGGCCCTGCTGGCGGCCCAGGTCGAAGGCATCCTGGTGTCGGTGTCGGCCACGACCTACGACGACATGCAGCACTTCGAACAAGTGCGGCAGCAGGGCACCCCGCTGGTATTTTTCGACCGGGTGCCGGATTTGCCGCGCAGTATGGCCGTCATCCTCGACGACTTTCAGGGCGCGTATCAGTCGGTGCGCCACCTCATCGAGCAGGGCTGCCGCCGCATTGTGCACCTGGCCGGGCCCCAGCACCTGAATACCAGCCGCAACCGGTTTCTGGGCTACAAGGCGGCCCTGGCCGACCACGGCCTGCCCTTCGAGGAAGACTGGGTGTACGCGTTGCCGGCCCTGACCCACGAGGCCGGCCGCCTGGGCATGCAGCACCTGCTGGCCCTGGAGCCCCCGCTCGACGGGATTTTTGCCGCCTACGCCATTCCCTCGGTGGGTGCCCTGGAGGTGCTGCGTGAAAAACAGCTGCGCGTGCCCCAGGATATTGCCCTGGCCTGCTTCAGCAACGAGCCCTTCACGACCATGACCCAGCCCCAGATGACGGTGGTTGACCAGCGGGCCGAGCAGATGGGTGAAACTGCGGTGCGCCTGTTTCTGCAGCTGCTCAAGCGGGGCCCCGCCTACGAGCCGCCCCACCTCATGCTCAAGCCCGAGCTCATCATCCGCGACTCGTCGTTGCACCGCTCCCAGGAACCCAAGGAAGCCCGCTAG